One part of the Bacteroidia bacterium genome encodes these proteins:
- a CDS encoding class I SAM-dependent methyltransferase, producing MSKIGKLFKALRMIAVQPWLLNHIVESDGEYLSRIKRKYGISALPTLPLEYFLGREWKVEPYSFLDGTSTPVDLALLRALAARFTDCRYLEIGTWRGESAANVAAVAKECVTVNLPDHTMREMGLDERYIHSHRMYSGKLSNVKHVQANSLKDDLSHLGKFDLIFIDGDHHYSSVISDTRKLLPLLKDSNSIIVWHDYAFSPLSIRGEVFLGILDGLPSEKHSRLYQPSNSLCCVMLPEEVKSYPFDPFPEHTNHFIINVQG from the coding sequence ATGAGTAAGATCGGAAAGCTATTCAAGGCCCTGCGCATGATCGCAGTCCAACCCTGGTTGCTCAATCATATTGTGGAGAGCGACGGCGAATACCTTTCCCGCATAAAGAGAAAATACGGCATCAGCGCACTTCCCACCCTACCTCTGGAATATTTTCTCGGACGGGAGTGGAAAGTAGAGCCGTACAGCTTTCTCGACGGCACCTCCACCCCAGTGGACCTCGCCTTGCTCAGGGCACTGGCCGCCCGTTTTACCGATTGCAGGTACCTGGAAATCGGAACCTGGCGCGGGGAAAGTGCTGCCAACGTGGCCGCCGTGGCAAAAGAATGCGTAACTGTGAATCTGCCGGATCACACCATGCGTGAAATGGGCCTGGATGAACGCTACATCCACTCGCACCGGATGTATTCCGGAAAACTTTCGAATGTAAAGCATGTGCAGGCAAACTCGCTCAAAGACGACCTCTCTCATCTTGGAAAATTTGATCTGATATTCATTGACGGAGACCATCATTATTCCTCCGTGATATCAGACACCCGTAAACTGCTTCCCCTTCTGAAAGACAGCAACTCCATCATAGTGTGGCATGACTATGCTTTCTCGCCACTGAGCATCCGGGGAGAAGTATTTCTGGGAATTCTGGACGGACTTCCGTCAGAAAAACATTCCCGGCTTTACCAGCCCTCCAACAGCCTCTGTTGCGTAATGTTGCCTGAAGAAGTAAAATCCTATCCGTTCGATCCCTTCCCTGAACACACTAACCACTTCATTATCAACGTTCAAGGCTAA
- a CDS encoding class I SAM-dependent methyltransferase, with translation MRRPLKYLVRSFGYDIIKKGVHPEEGEIPADLHGTGFGDLFMRVKNASVTSVEPLYHLYEAVQHTTRAALPGVFVECGVWKGGSAMMMALSLLKNNKTDREIWMYDTFEGMSAPGEMDVDFRGDSASDLLSTQPKGMEYKNVWCVSPLEEVQANMNETGYPKDKMKFIRGKVEDTIPGTLPGQIALLRLDTDWYSSTLHELIHLYPLLVSGGILIIDDYGHWKGARKAVDEYFATLEHPPMLHRIDYSVRAAVKP, from the coding sequence ATGCGGCGACCTCTTAAATATCTGGTACGCTCCTTCGGGTATGATATTATTAAAAAAGGAGTACACCCGGAAGAGGGGGAAATTCCTGCCGATCTCCATGGAACCGGATTCGGAGATCTGTTCATGCGTGTTAAAAACGCCTCGGTCACATCGGTGGAGCCTCTGTATCACCTCTACGAGGCGGTACAGCACACAACCCGTGCAGCTTTACCGGGTGTGTTTGTTGAATGCGGAGTATGGAAGGGAGGAAGTGCCATGATGATGGCGCTCTCATTACTTAAAAATAACAAAACCGATCGCGAGATCTGGATGTACGACACATTTGAAGGGATGAGCGCCCCCGGTGAAATGGATGTGGATTTCCGCGGAGATAGTGCCTCCGACCTCCTTTCCACACAGCCCAAAGGGATGGAATATAAAAACGTCTGGTGCGTGAGTCCGCTGGAAGAGGTGCAGGCAAACATGAATGAAACCGGGTACCCGAAGGATAAAATGAAATTCATCCGTGGAAAAGTGGAAGATACAATTCCGGGGACCCTACCTGGACAGATTGCTTTATTACGGCTGGACACCGACTGGTATTCCTCCACGCTGCATGAACTCATTCATTTGTATCCGCTGCTGGTAAGCGGCGGCATTCTTATTATCGATGATTACGGTCACTGGAAAGGGGCACGCAAGGCCGTGGATGAATACTTCGCAACACTCGAACATCCGCCGATGCTTCACCGGATTGATTACTCCGTAAGAGCAGCTGTAAAACCATGA
- a CDS encoding glycosyltransferase family 4 protein: MKPKEPLHILFLSGWYPNRIQPTLGNFVQKHAESVARLHSVSALHVVSDPKLTVPVEVIKTDIRGVRTWNIYFRPSRNKLLHAARYFHAHRLGWKQIRSDRGKPDLVHHNILFPAGIFALYLKWFHGLKYIVTENWTGYLPAHKGAYTGPLRKWFTRLIANHAERLTPVSRDLALAMKDHGFRTPSEIIYNVVETSLFTPGKSPARPFTFLHISTLLDEHKNISGMLRVIAELKKDGGNYRFIIAGDGDYKAWERRAEESGLEDVCQFGGEMTTEEVAERMKQADCFVLFSNYENLPCVVVEAMSAGLPVIATRVGGMPEHIQEWNGKIVNAKDEAALVSALREMIREKDKYDSHRIREYALREFSYEAVGKKFDELYHRILA; this comes from the coding sequence ATGAAGCCCAAGGAACCGCTCCACATCCTTTTTCTGTCCGGATGGTATCCTAACCGGATCCAGCCGACACTGGGGAATTTTGTACAGAAACACGCGGAAAGCGTTGCACGGCTGCATTCCGTTTCTGCTCTCCACGTGGTATCGGATCCAAAACTGACGGTGCCCGTAGAGGTCATTAAAACAGATATCCGCGGTGTCAGAACCTGGAACATCTATTTCAGACCTTCCCGGAATAAACTGCTTCATGCCGCACGTTACTTTCATGCCCACCGTCTGGGCTGGAAACAGATCAGGAGCGACCGGGGAAAACCCGACCTGGTACATCACAACATCCTTTTCCCAGCCGGAATATTTGCCTTATATCTGAAATGGTTCCACGGCCTGAAATATATTGTAACAGAAAACTGGACAGGCTATCTTCCCGCACATAAAGGTGCCTATACGGGCCCACTCAGAAAGTGGTTCACCCGCCTGATTGCCAACCACGCGGAACGGCTGACGCCCGTTTCCCGTGACCTCGCTCTCGCCATGAAAGATCACGGATTCCGGACTCCGTCAGAAATCATTTATAATGTGGTAGAAACCTCGTTGTTTACACCCGGAAAGTCTCCGGCACGTCCATTTACGTTCCTGCATATTTCCACTTTGCTAGATGAACATAAAAACATCAGCGGCATGCTCCGCGTAATCGCAGAGCTGAAGAAAGATGGCGGAAATTACCGCTTTATCATTGCCGGTGACGGGGATTACAAAGCCTGGGAAAGAAGAGCGGAGGAATCCGGCCTGGAAGATGTTTGCCAGTTTGGCGGGGAAATGACAACAGAGGAGGTGGCAGAACGCATGAAACAGGCGGATTGTTTTGTACTGTTCAGTAATTACGAAAACCTTCCCTGTGTTGTGGTAGAAGCGATGAGCGCCGGGTTGCCTGTGATAGCCACCCGGGTGGGCGGCATGCCAGAACACATTCAGGAATGGAACGGAAAAATTGTGAATGCAAAAGACGAAGCGGCTCTGGTATCCGCGCTAAGGGAAATGATACGTGAAAAAGATAAATACGATTCCCATCGTATTCGTGAATATGCCCTGCGCGAATTCAGTTACGAGGCTGTGGGAAAAAAATTTGATGAACTTTACCACCGGATACTGGCATGA